A window of the Sabethes cyaneus chromosome 1, idSabCyanKW18_F2, whole genome shotgun sequence genome harbors these coding sequences:
- the LOC128744237 gene encoding charged multivesicular body protein 3 — MGLFGKSQERNPKDMVQEWSSKLRKESYALDRQIRSIQREEEKVKRSLREAAKKNDKEICTTLAKELIRSRKAINKIYTSKAHINSVQLQMKNQLATVRVAGSLAKSTEVMQAMQALVKLPEVAAAMREMSKEMMKAGIIEEMIDETMESLEDVEEMEEEAQKEIDKVLWEITAGKLGEAPSTPMAAPAKESEGEASGVTGEVENEEDMRDMQSRLQALRS, encoded by the exons ATGGGGCTTTTTGGTAAATCACAGGAAAGAAATCCAAAGGATATG GTCCAAGAATGGTCGTCAAAGCTAAGGAAAGAATCGTACGCTTTGGATAGACAGATTCGATCTATTCAACGGGAGGAAGAAAAAGTGAAACGCTCGTTGAGAGAAGCTGCTAAAAAGAACGATAAAGAGATTTGCACTACTCTGGCAAAAGAACTGATCAGGTCTCGAAAAGCCATAAACAAAATCTACACCAGCAAAGCTCACATCAATTCAGTTCAGTTGCAGATGAAAAACCAGCTTGCTACTGTAAGGGTAGCTGGATCCCTGGCGAAGTCGACTGAAGTGATGCAAGCAATGCAAGCGCTTGTCAAACTACCGGAAGTAGCAGCGGCAATGCGAGAAATGTCCAAAGAAATGATGAAAGCTGGTATCATCGAAGAAATGATAGATGAAACAATGGAATCACTGGAAGATGTAGAAGAAATGGAAGAAGAGGCACAGAAGGAAATCGACAAGGTATTGTGGGAAATTACAGCAGGCAAGCTAGGGGAGGCTCCTTCAACTCCAATGGCTGCTCCGGCAAAAGAAAGCGAGGGCGAAGCTTCCGGTGTGACAGGTGAGGTGGAAAATGAGGAAGATATGAGGGACATGCAAAGTCGATTACAAGCGCTGCGATCATAA